Proteins from a single region of Megalopta genalis isolate 19385.01 chromosome 3, iyMegGena1_principal, whole genome shotgun sequence:
- the LOC143259254 gene encoding uncharacterized protein LOC143259254, translating into MPNYCRLLPTEYSRNYVKRRPVPAEIIVPRDRFSERIEEGEIDPRVASIPAELDEAAEQLVRKHILDYQQSVYQVFYKDHWTRRRKSRPDDPGEETEKEKDLQSELLLHIEKLYFNPHTEKVLAPPPTAKRMLGYIRPKLLHGSLSTYQDTFARTGATVMLRQHEKRTSGEAEDAKGPAKLNDPCAEFNIQEN; encoded by the exons ATGCCAAATTATTGTCGATTGTTACCCACGGAATATAGTCGGAATTATGTAAAGAGAAGACCCGTACCAGCTGAAAT AATTGTTCCAAGAGATCGTTTTTCGGAACGCATCGAGGAAGGAGAAATCGATCCACGCGTTGCATCGATCCCTGCAGAACTCGACGAGGCTGCTGAACAATTAGTTCGCAAACATATCCTCGACTATCAACAATCCGTTTACCAAGTCTTCTACAAGGATCACT GGACTCGCCGAAGGAAATCACGACCAGACGATCCAGGAGAGGAAACCGAAAAGGAAAAGGATTTACAGAGCGAACTGTTGCTGCACATAGAAAAACTATATTTCAATCCTCATACTGAGAAAGTTCTAGCTCCACCTCCTACTGCCAAACGAA TGCTCGGCTACATCAGACCAAAACTGTTGCACGGAAGTCTTTCGACGTACCAAGATACGTTTGCGCGTACAGGAGCCACGGTTATGTTGCGACAGCACGAAAAGAGAACTTCCGGAGAAGCAGAAGACGCAAAAGGACCGGCTAAATTAAACGATCCATGTGCCGAATTCAATATCCAAGAGAATTAG
- the LOC143259253 gene encoding uncharacterized protein LOC143259253: MAAAQQNFGTVTHDEFKWPYAVPLVAKPAQPPMSTGIRIFSPRIDPEDCPCDVHGHEKNKNRYKYLADKERQIVKELVNVKTEMTNLASALLDSNCEQADDIMKSVYKTDYSKRGLPIQDYRQLAAAVDSPYCSPIATEVMEIKEGYRDHRNFRHTAIERPHIQPVKKFTLCEVPEIFSIWEEPFTSRSEYMDTISKIGLSNMKNRQQYLEPIPSSRRRFGDCKL; this comes from the exons ATGGCTGCAGCGCAACAAAATTTCGGCACTGTTACTCATGATGAGTTCAAATGGCCGTACGCAGTACCTCTCGTCGCAAAGCCAGCACAACCACCGATGAGTACCGGCATTCGGATATTCTCTCCCCGAATCGATCCCGAAGACTGCCCTTGCGATGTCCATGGCCacgagaaaaataaaaatag GTACAAGTACCTGGCGGACAAGGAACGACAGATTGTTAAAGAACTGGTGAATGTTAAGACGGAAATGACTAATCTGGCGTCTGCACTATTGGACAGCAATTGTGAACAAGCGGATGACATAATGAAGAGCGTTTATAAAACGGATTACTCGAAAAGAG GTTTGCCGATCCAAGATTATAGGCAGCTGGCTGCAGCAGTCGATTCGCCATACTGTTCTCCAATCGCGACGGAGGTTATGGAGATAAAAGAGGGATACAGGGATCATAGAAACTTTCGACACACGGCTATCGAGAGACCGCATATACAACCGGTTAAGAAGTTTACACTCTGCGAAG TTCCAGAAATATTCTCCATATGGGAAGAACCATTCACCAGTCGTTCGGAATATATGGACACCATTAGTAAGATCGGTTTGAGCAATATGAAGAATCGTCAGCAATATTTGGAGCCGATACCTTCGTCAAGAAGAAGATTCGGCGACTGTAAATTATGA
- the LOC143258996 gene encoding uncharacterized protein LOC143258996, with protein sequence MKMTTSPPSRIHGRMTDEWSPKVSDHRKTSSQTTGCHWQKEVPPKTTSFTGTGSRIYQQACGCDHEINYMGARTSEESECEPEDTRVDKNTLKNNESVYVNIAPRPDNLAIKYPRFAHYDGNYAPEAILAVQKLRKLKELQIKRDMSERYYTHAIKRLIGEYYMEAKTLASSVSPQREIHSASFPPYAKSRVKNSLEPCGTMTTITKLDCGCIQETARPIFTTTRGRVQRWNCNQSQEEMFLKSTPLNPQEHLFATIEQRSDRPRSSLKKRPDIEAKAYAKISEDADRVCETETENEMLNEAGKPKIAECVSRASSPYENYSDAFVGSA encoded by the exons ATGAAAATGACGACCTCGCCTCCTAGTCGTATCCATGGCAGAATGACCGACGA ATGGTCGCCGAAGGTGTCGGACCATCGGAAAACGTCGTCGCAGACGACGGGATGTCATTGGCAGAAGGAAGTTCCTCCAAAAACCACTTCGTTTACGGGTACAGGATCGAGGATCTATCAGCAAGCGTGCGGCTGCGACCACGAGATCAATTATATGGGGGCGAGGACTTCCGAGGAATCTGAGTGCGAGCCTGAGGACACTCGCGTCGATAAGAATACC TTGAAGAATAACGAATCGGTCTACGTTAACATCGCTCCGAGGCCTGACAACCTCGCTATCAAATACCCACGTTTTGCTCATTACGATGGCAACTATGCACCGGAAGCGATCCTGGCAGTGCAGAAGCTGCGGAAGCTGAAGGAGCTGCAGATCAAACGGGACATGAGTGAAAGATACTACACGCACGCGATTAAACGGCTGATCGGCGAGTATTATATGGAAGCGAAGACATTGGCGTCGTCCGTCAGCCCTCAAAGGGAAATACACAGCGCCAGCTTTCCTCCATATGCCAAAAGCAGAGTGAAAAAT AGTCTAGAACCGTGTGGCACAATGACGACCATTACGAAGCTTGATTGCGGGTGCATTCAAGAAACGGCCAGACCAATTTTTACGACGACGAGGGGTCGGGTTCAACGGTGGAATTGCAACCAATCGCAGGAAGAGATGTTCCTGAAATCGACCCCGCTGAATCCTCAGGAACACCTGTTTGCCACGATAGAGCAACGAAGCGATCGGCCACGTAGCAGCCTGAAAAAACGGCCCGACATCGAAGCGAAAGCTTATGCGAAAATTTCTGAGGATGCTGACAGAGTTTGCGAAACGGAAACTGAGAACGAAATGTTGAATGAAGCCGGGAAACCGAAAATAGCGGAATGTGTCTCTAGAGCCTCGTCTCCTTATGAGAATTATAGCGACGCTTTTGTTGGATCGGCTTAG
- the LOC143258997 gene encoding uncharacterized protein LOC143258997, which translates to MDQYITTYQKDYVWPSRKIQRAASKLQDASFCRCDSGQSREIKVTELCGDQQSWSRIGPMGRLLDPQLFPAKTGPHPETEVTKFDQPSTYIKKLEEKHPNLYGVLKDATEDEIMLRVDQDRLMTTYQIDYGPKGQEPCTPEEMHKKMKIDAKESVMPSARAALIKERKMKQDKEKMSKPKKGEEETQETRLPPWRSEYQDSISRLGTAIMNMKIHQKKTAAPAWAMAN; encoded by the exons ATGGATCAGTATATCACAACGTATCAAAAAGACTACGTATGGCCGTCCAGGAAGATCCAACGAGCAGCATCGAAGCTGCAGGATGCCAGCTTCTGTCGATGCGATTCCGGCCAGTCTCGCGAAATTAAGGTCACCGAATTATGCGGGGACCAGCAAAGTTGGAGTCGCATCGGTCCCATGGGACGTCTTCTAGACCCTCAGCTATTTCCTGCAAAGACTGGGCCTCATCCAGAAACAGAAGTGACGAAGTTCGATCAGCCGAGCACCTACATTAAAAAA CTAGAGGAGAAGCATCCTAATCTCTATGGGGTCTTAAAAGATGCAACAGAGGATGAGATTATGCTTCGAGTGGACCAAGATCGACTGATGACCACTTATCAGATAGATTATGGCCCGAAAGGACAAGAACCTTGCACCC CCGAAGAAATGCAcaagaaaatgaaaattgaCGCGAAAGAAAGTGTGATGCCGTCTGCTCGAGCCGCATTGATTAAAGAACGAAAAATGAAGCAAGATAAGGAAAAGATGTCTAAACCAAAGAAGGGCGAAGAGGAGACTCAAGAAACTCGATTACCGCCGTGGCGTTCCGAGTACCAAGATAGCATCAGCAGATTAGGCACCGCGATCATGAACATGAAAATTCATCAGAAGAAAACTGCAGCGCCCGCTTGGGCTATGGCAAATTAA